The DNA sequence TCGGCGTCCCAGTGGAGCAGAGCGGCGCCGGGCGGCGCCGCCGCGGTCCGGGCCAGTTCGCGGAGACAGGTCTGGTCCCGGCCCTCGCTGACGTTGATCACGCACTCGGCTAGTGGCGTCGATTCCGGTCCGGTGCGTTGGACCTGTTTTCGCATACGTTCAGACATTCTGCCGGCCAGTCTAGTTCCAGGCCGGGGCGATTCTCCAGGAGAGGAGGTTGGAGGTTGTGTAGAGGGAGGACTGGCGTGCCCGCTAATTTTCCTCATCGGCGGCAAGGATGTCGCCGCTCCCGGCGACCGGGATGTCGCCGGTCCATTCGCTGCTCCGTTGGACCACGCGTGCCACTGTGAGGATCAGGATCCGGCCAGCCTTGCCGTCCCGCTTGAGGACCTTGCAAATCTCGCGGACGGTGGCGCCCGTGGTGAGGATGTCGTCCACCAGGACGAGATCCTCGCCCCTGAGTCGCCGCGCCTGCCGGAGGCGGAAGGCGTTGCGGACATTTCTCCTTCGAGCCTTCAGGTCGAGTCCCGACTGGGGAAGCGTCGGACGCGACCTGCGAAGGCCCGGGAACACCGGCAGGTCCAGTCTTCGAGCCAGGGTTCGAGTCAGCAGGAGGGTCTGGTCGAATCCCCGTTTTCTCCGGCGCCGCGGATGGGAAGGGACCGGCACCAGGCAGGAAGGGGAGAAGGGATCGGGCCGTGCCCGGTAGGCTTTCTCGAGCAGGGAAGACAGAGGATGCGCCAGGCGGCGATGGCCGGAGAACTTGAAGCGATGGATCAGTTTTCTCAGGGTTCCGGCGTACGGTCCCCAGGCCCGGGTCGAGTGATGGAAGGTTCGCTGCTCTCGGCAGTTCGCGCAGCGTCTTGGAGTCCCGGGATCAGTTTCCGGATTCGGAATCGGCAAATCCCCGGTGGGTGCAGGTACGCCGCATATCGTACAGAGGCTGCTCCGGAACCGGGGCACTCGCAGAAAGCATTCGGCACAAAGGGGGCTGGCGTCCCAATTGGCGACCCAGCGGCTGCATAGGACACAGCTTTGGGGGAAAAAGAGGACCTGGAAAACTTGGAAGAGCGGCGCGCACCAGGTCCGCCGGGACCGCCCCGGAACCGTGGCACCTGCGTCGCCGGATCTGGTTTCCGGACTGGAAGACACACCAATCCGAACGTCTGACCCGGAAAACCTGCGACGAGAGTCGGGAATCCCCCAGGAGGTCTGTCAGAAGAGCCGGCCGGACTCCTTGAGTTCCTGACAGCGGACGCAGAGAAGTGCCCAGGGCAAGGCCTCCAGCCGCCGGCGCCCCACGGTTTCGCCACAGTGGGTGCATTCACCATAGGAGCCGTCCTGGATTCGATCCAGGGCCTCCTCAACCTGGATGATTAATTGCCGTTCCAGGTTGCTGAGGCTGAACATGAACTCCTTGGTGTAGGACTTGGTGGCCCGATCCGCCATGTCCATGGCCTCGGCTTCGCTGTCCATCTCCCGGCCGTAACTCTCGGTCTTGTGGACGACGTCGATGAGTTCGGTCTTTTTTTCCAGGAGCTGATTCTTGAAGTAGTCCAGGTCGCTGTGTGTCATGCCATACCTCCACTACTTTGTGTATCTCAATATACGACAGGCTCCGAAAAAGGTTCATGTTCCGGCATGGCGGTTGCGGCCGGGCAGTGTGAACGCCCGAAATCCGGCGATC is a window from the Acidobacteriota bacterium genome containing:
- a CDS encoding ComF family protein, encoding MPIPNPETDPGTPRRCANCREQRTFHHSTRAWGPYAGTLRKLIHRFKFSGHRRLAHPLSSLLEKAYRARPDPFSPSCLVPVPSHPRRRRKRGFDQTLLLTRTLARRLDLPVFPGLRRSRPTLPQSGLDLKARRRNVRNAFRLRQARRLRGEDLVLVDDILTTGATVREICKVLKRDGKAGRILILTVARVVQRSSEWTGDIPVAGSGDILAADEEN
- a CDS encoding TraR/DksA family transcriptional regulator: MTHSDLDYFKNQLLEKKTELIDVVHKTESYGREMDSEAEAMDMADRATKSYTKEFMFSLSNLERQLIIQVEEALDRIQDGSYGECTHCGETVGRRRLEALPWALLCVRCQELKESGRLF